In the Leishmania panamensis strain MHOM/PA/94/PSC-1 chromosome 30 sequence genome, one interval contains:
- a CDS encoding intraflagellar transport complex B protein, putative (TriTrypDB/GeneDB-style sysID: LpmP.30.1740) codes for MDSATPSAVLGGQLMTNNPNDERIEVRNAENVGTPRAALRPSYAEEVTEGRSGGMGKPIENAPHDEAIPVSPSGSQVATPMTMRTGQMIPPDDDDDDREEEGEEDEEDTELDEGREYRAEGYAGQKPIDLTEAAPLMQAGDLQLGYNPAKYSRINATANREMQDLFKQIMKYEPFTAELPAKLRPFVPDYIPAIGDLDPFLKVPRPDGIPDGLGLEMVDEPAIPQSNPAVVLLELNATNAHGVAADIVDSLENAANRPEVIDRWISDIKKVHYKKALPTVNYQRPMPDIETLMQVWPQQFEEVLNSDVAFPPSNINLDLDQYVRTLCAILDIPTYSSLIDSLHVMFTLYEEFRSNQHFQHV; via the coding sequence ATGGATAGCGCCACTCCGTCCGCTGTGCTTGGTGGCCAGCTCATGACAAACAACCCCAATGATGAGCGGATTGAGGTGCGCAACGCCGAGAACGTGGGGACTCCACGCGCGGCGCTTCGGCCGTCGTatgcggaggaggtgaccGAGGGTCGTAGCGGCGGCATGGGGAAGCCAATCGAGAATGCACCGCACGATGAGGCCATTCCAGTGTCGCCATCGGGTAGTCAGGTAGCGACGCCGATGACAATGAGGACGGGACAGATGATACCTCCggatgacgatgatgacgatagggaagaggagggcgaggaggacgaggaggacacTGAGCTCGATGAGGGACGCGAGTATCGCGCGGAGGGCTACGCCGGTCAGAAGCCCATCGATCTTACAGAAGCGGCGCCCTTGATGCAGGCCGGCGATCTACAGCTCGGGTACAACCCTGCCAAGTACAGTCGTAtcaacgccaccgccaaccGTGAGATGCAGGACCTTTTCAAGCAGATCATGAAGTATGAGCCCTTTACAGCGGAGTTGCCAGCCAAGCTACGGCCGTTTGTGCCGGACTACATCCCTGCGATCGGTGATCTCGACCCCTTTCTCAAGGTTCCGCGGCCGGACGGAATTCCAGATGGCCTGGGCCTTGAGATGGTCGATGAACCAGCAATTCCGCAGTCGAATCCAGCAGTGGTGTTGCTGGAGTTGAACGCCACTAACGCTCACGGTGTTGCGGCAGACATTGTGGATTCACTTGAGAACGCGGCGAATCGGCCGGAGGTGATCGATCGGTGGATTTCCGACATCAAAAAGGTGCATTACAAGAAGGCACTACCGACAGTGAACTACCAACGACCCATGCCCGACATCGAGACGCTCATGCAGGTATGGCCGCAGCAGTTTGAAGAGGTTCTGAACTCTGACGTGGCTTTCCCTCCGTCGAACATCAACCTCGACCTCGATCAGTATGTGCGGACGCTGTGCGCCATCTTGGACATTCCCACTTATAGCTCCCTGATTGACTCGCTGCACGTCATGTTCACCCTCTATGAGGAGTTCCGATCCAATCAACACTTCCAGCACGTTTGA
- a CDS encoding protein kinase, putative (TriTrypDB/GeneDB-style sysID: LpmP.30.1750) produces MSQMMQHHFFTGPGEAAATAMPPSDRGDVSPVWSIYDDYWCDVSQDAEVEDGEVGSYVGTTPRRLPFISDPVPFMTLKGSQLKKEAPIRRGAQGAVYSAFDAATITPAEDANAKNLLSHEVCREHECAEQVAGDGQRPARCGRHVAVKRIFIQASDFGAHDISATVLREVTLHRFVSDKQAACLAAASASYSTTSASSAAPRAEDDQGRALCDLIDDSARVVYLYRVVEAPHREMCLVMELAATNLEQAIFPHGARGASKRGMVGYRQKPGATSLFGTSASTGVGGGLSLSSVSPSTKPNTAAATEYPQGSSPSLPHSRMPLVRYLLRRLLRLVCFLHETCGVVHRDLKLSNVLVTKDAGLRLGDFGSARFIPPLRSDAKIQTQNSPSFTESHAAAASQREQLPCTPPSMRTTLHYRPPEVLLGDPACRTAADVWALGVIFAQLLLQKALFHSESELDLLGAIQKLLGVPAHCAPPSWLAAPSVPVPPVGGEFAAQVSVPQASFPYKFHAGVVPADGLDLLSRMLHQQPESRISARDALQHPFLNFEGRSAAATHDDDEQGRALWQERVTTVLREQTAGPIHGMGGERWPMFMRLADNSDEEDEEDDVIPLRVSLGGCTSY; encoded by the coding sequence ATGTCACAGATGATGCAGCATCACTTCTTCACAGGCCcaggcgaagcagcagcaacagcaatgCCCCCAAGTGACCGCGGCGATGTGTCGCCGGTGTGGTCGATCTATGACGACTACTGGTGTGACGTCTCCCAGGATGCCGAGGTGGAAGATGGAGAGGTGGGCAGCTATGTAGGTACAACGCCGCGCCGGCTACCCTTCATCTCGGACCCGGTGCCTTTCATGACGTTGAAAGGTTCACAATTGAAGAAAGAAGCACCGATTCGTCGGGGTGCTCAGGGGGCCGTGTACTCGGCGTTCGACGCAGCCACCATCACACCTGCGGAGGACGCGAACGCAAAGAACCTTCTTTCCCACGAGGTCTGCAGGGAGCATGAGTGCGCCGAACAGGTTGCAGGTGACGGTCAACGGCCCGCGCGGTGCGGTCGGCATGTTGCCGTAAAGCGCATTTTTATTCAGGCAAGCGACTTCGGTGCACACGACATCTCCGCGACGGTACTGCGTGAGGTAACGCTGCATCGCTTTGTAAGCGACAAGCAAGCTGCGTGTCTTGCGGCAGCGAGTGCGTCTTACTCCACTACTTcagcctccagcgccgcgccgcgtgCAGAGGACGATCAAGGTCGGGCCCTCTGTGATCTCATTGACGACTCCGCGCGAGTCGTCTACCTCTACCGTGTTGTGGAAGCCCCGCACAGGGAGATGTGCCTTGTGATGGAACTCGCGGCGACCAACCTGGAGCAGGCCATTTTTCCGCACGGAGCCCGTGGCGCCTCAAAGCGTGGCATGGTTGGCTACAGGCAGAAGCCCGGTGCGACCTCCCTGTtcggcacctctgcctctactggtgtcggcggtggtcTGAGCCTGTCCTCCGTCTCGCCGTCTACAAAGCCTAacactgctgcggcgacagaATACCCGCAGGGATCATCGCCCTCTTTGCCACACTCTCGAATGCCGCTCGTGCGCTACTTGCTGCGGCGCCTGCTACGTCTCGTGTGTTTCCTACACGAGACGTGCGGTGTGGTGCATCGAGACTTGAAGCTGAGCAATGTACTGGTGACGAAGGACGCTGGGCTTCGACTCGGTGACTTTGGGTCTGCGCGTTTCATTCCTCCTTTGCGCTCGGATGCGAAGATCCAGACTCAGAactctccctctttcaccgagtctcacgcagcagctgcgagccAGCGTGAGCAACTCCCCTGCACACCGCCATCGATGCGCACGACACTTCACTATCGACCCCCCGAAGTGCTCCTCGGAGACCCGGCGTGCCGCACCGCGGCAGATGTGTGGGCGTTAGGTGTGATCTttgctcagctgctgctgcagaaggcCTTGTTCCACTCGGAGAGCGAGTTAGACCTGCTAGGGGCAATTCAGAAGCTTCTGGGAGTGCCGGCGCActgtgcgccgccgtcgtggctCGCTGCTCCTTCGGTGCCCGTCCCGCCAGTGGGCGGGGAATTCGCTGCGCAAGTCTCAGTTCCTCAGGCAAGTTTCCCGTACAAGTTCCACGCCGGTGTCGTACCTGCTGACGGGCTGGACCTGCTGTCTCGGATGCTGCACCAGCAACCCGAGTCCCGCATCTCCGCCCGCGACGCACTACAGCATCCTTTCCTGAACTTTGAAGGTCGTTCTGCGGCGGCTacacacgacgacgacgagcaaGGGCGAGCATTGTGGCAGGAGAGGGTGACGACAGTGCTGCGTGAGCAGACGGCGGGGCCCATACACGGCATGGGAGGTGAGCGGTGGCCCATGTTTATGAGGCTCGCTGATAActcggacgaggaggatgaggaggacgatgTCATCCCACTCCGCGTTAGCTTAGGCGGGTGTACGTCATACTAA